Proteins from one Merismopedia glauca CCAP 1448/3 genomic window:
- a CDS encoding DUF6816 family protein, producing the protein MKLPNWIYTLILVGITFLFLSSQVVAGELSVRLSEFPRWEHKPNVSVAVGDLIYPQWFAGTWEMNATLVDMVAPLAPDLVTPGFEGNRVFLDKSVITQVRFINLSKSGFSSNYLSLPNINQKHEIKKPELVADRAFNGLNLARAYLGKDGVVEVSVDQNNPNNQVTLLKGDRQLTSIITGRKTETPNPQQFLTTEIFQQIFQSRSQVYLNEVETTSEYHYQPDRKSLITGYQVTAIYFSPQDPDYFRAKDKPVALYRYHLDFVPVATRGNSIKL; encoded by the coding sequence ATGAAACTCCCAAATTGGATTTATACTTTGATTTTAGTTGGCATAACTTTCCTGTTTCTAAGCAGTCAAGTAGTAGCTGGAGAATTATCAGTTCGTTTGTCTGAATTTCCTCGATGGGAACACAAACCAAATGTATCTGTAGCAGTGGGGGATTTAATTTATCCACAATGGTTCGCTGGTACTTGGGAAATGAATGCTACTTTAGTAGATATGGTAGCACCACTAGCTCCCGATTTAGTCACTCCTGGATTTGAGGGAAATAGGGTTTTTTTAGATAAATCAGTCATCACCCAAGTTAGATTTATCAATTTGAGCAAATCAGGGTTTTCTAGTAATTATTTAAGTTTGCCAAATATCAATCAAAAACATGAAATTAAAAAGCCAGAATTAGTTGCAGATCGAGCCTTTAATGGATTGAATTTAGCAAGGGCTTATTTAGGAAAAGATGGGGTAGTAGAGGTAAGTGTCGATCAGAATAATCCCAACAATCAAGTTACTTTGTTGAAGGGCGATCGCCAACTAACATCTATAATTACTGGTAGAAAAACTGAAACTCCTAATCCACAACAATTCCTAACTACAGAAATCTTTCAGCAGATTTTTCAAAGTCGATCGCAAGTGTATTTAAATGAGGTGGAAACTACCAGTGAATACCACTATCAACCAGATCGAAAAAGTTTAATTACAGGCTATCAAGTCACAGCTATTTATTTTTCTCCTCAAGATCCAGATTATTTTCGCGCTAAAGATAAACCGGTAGCCCTTTATCGCTATCATTTAGATTTCGTTCCAGTAGCTACCAGAGGTAATTCAATCAAACTTTAG